A genomic window from Candidatus Nitrosoglobus terrae includes:
- the rpoS gene encoding RNA polymerase sigma factor RpoS: protein MLITKSETELSETEVVPEQLAVNAEEMQKNQAADDHKLDATYLYLSEIGTAPLLTAEEEIYYARLAQEGNPIGRRKMIESNLRLVVKIAKRYINQGLALLDLIEEGNLGLIHAVEKFDPELGFRFSTYSTWWIRQTIERALINQARTVRLPVHIVKELKNYQRTANKLAQELEHDPSFEELAQQVDKPIRKIRRIWSLKDNIASMDTGHRNDQEKALLDTFPDEDALDPTVFLQNQDVQSRLDLWLSQLNNKQREVIVRRFGLQGYESQTLEQIGHAIGVTRERVRQIQLESLKRLRQILAKEGISVEILFK, encoded by the coding sequence TTGTTGATAACAAAATCTGAGACAGAGCTATCAGAGACGGAGGTAGTACCTGAGCAATTAGCTGTCAATGCTGAAGAAATGCAGAAAAACCAAGCTGCAGACGATCACAAACTTGATGCTACCTATCTTTATTTAAGCGAAATTGGTACCGCACCTTTACTAACGGCAGAAGAAGAAATCTATTATGCACGCCTTGCTCAAGAAGGGAACCCCATTGGGCGTAGGAAAATGATTGAAAGTAATCTTAGGCTTGTTGTTAAAATTGCAAAACGTTATATCAATCAGGGGCTGGCACTACTTGATTTAATCGAAGAAGGAAATTTAGGCTTAATTCATGCTGTGGAAAAATTTGACCCAGAGCTAGGATTTCGGTTTTCTACTTATTCCACTTGGTGGATTCGACAAACTATTGAGCGAGCACTTATTAATCAGGCGCGTACTGTACGGCTACCTGTTCATATAGTTAAGGAGCTTAAAAATTACCAACGAACAGCAAATAAGCTAGCACAGGAACTAGAACATGATCCAAGCTTTGAGGAGCTCGCTCAGCAAGTCGATAAACCCATTAGGAAAATCAGGCGTATATGGAGCCTTAAAGATAATATTGCTTCCATGGATACCGGCCATCGAAATGATCAAGAAAAAGCACTACTAGATACCTTTCCTGACGAGGATGCTCTGGATCCTACTGTTTTTCTGCAAAATCAGGACGTACAATCTCGACTTGATCTGTGGTTGAGCCAACTTAACAACAAACAAAGAGAAGTCATTGTTCGCCGCTTTGGTCTCCAAGGGTATGAATCTCAAACTTTAGAGCAGATTGGCCACGCTATTGGCGTAACTAGAGAGCGAGTTCGCCAAATTCAACTTGAGTCTTTAAAACGACTGCGTCAAATCCTAGCAAAAGAAGGAATTTCAGTAGAGATCTTATTCAAATAG
- a CDS encoding integration host factor subunit beta, protein MIKSDLIERLAQHQTLLTYRDIELAVKMMLDLMGQSLARGERIEIRGFGSFSLHYRPSRTGRNPKTGETVGLSSKYVPHFKPGKNLRERVDWDKDSYNDSI, encoded by the coding sequence ATGATCAAGTCGGATCTGATTGAAAGACTTGCTCAGCACCAAACATTATTAACCTATCGAGATATAGAGCTAGCAGTTAAGATGATGCTAGATTTGATGGGTCAGTCTTTAGCGCGAGGCGAACGTATCGAGATACGTGGGTTTGGAAGTTTTTCATTACACTATCGGCCATCGCGGACTGGGCGCAATCCTAAAACTGGTGAGACAGTAGGCTTATCTTCTAAATATGTTCCACATTTTAAGCCAGGAAAGAATCTACGAGAGCGAGTTGATTGGGATAAGGATAGTTACAATGATTCCATTTAG
- the lapB gene encoding lipopolysaccharide assembly protein LapB has protein sequence MIEWLLLLLPIAAASGWMAGKRSTESIKIENRSRLNAAYFSNLRYLLNEQPEKAIDSLLNTLEVDNEAIEPYLSLGNLFRHRGEIDRAIRIHQDLIDKSYLSQSQKRRVSLELGLDYMQAGMLDRAESLFLDIIKQESHTDIAIYQLLDIYQQKKDWYQAITIAQKLGEGSSEIIGTILAHFYCELAEQQYTQKRKTEAEKLIKQALISDWRCVRATLMQARLAIDDSNYRAAVHLLHQVEQQDPNYLSEILKPLLECYQHLGDADRFSYWLAEVLGRYPGYTPLVLARVKYLQQQGELREARQFLADQLRKQYSIEGLQYLLNLGMPKSIDSISELWKLMEEIVNDLLKAKSKYICGFCGFSGKYCHWQCPSCKRWGVIKPFTMSIRF, from the coding sequence ATGATTGAGTGGTTGTTGCTATTATTACCTATAGCAGCAGCTTCAGGGTGGATGGCGGGTAAACGTAGCACTGAATCAATAAAAATAGAAAATAGATCTCGGTTAAACGCTGCTTATTTTTCTAATTTACGTTATCTACTGAATGAGCAGCCTGAGAAAGCTATTGACTCCTTGTTGAATACCTTAGAAGTAGACAACGAAGCGATAGAGCCTTACTTAAGTCTAGGGAATTTGTTTCGTCATCGAGGAGAGATAGATCGGGCAATTCGGATTCATCAAGATCTTATCGATAAATCGTATTTAAGCCAATCGCAGAAGAGGCGAGTTTCTTTAGAGCTAGGTCTAGATTATATGCAGGCTGGAATGTTAGATCGGGCTGAAAGCTTGTTTCTTGATATCATTAAGCAAGAGAGTCATACAGATATTGCCATATATCAGCTACTTGATATATATCAACAGAAAAAAGATTGGTATCAGGCAATTACTATCGCTCAAAAATTGGGCGAGGGAAGCAGCGAGATTATAGGGACTATCCTCGCTCATTTTTACTGCGAACTTGCTGAGCAACAGTATACTCAGAAGCGAAAAACTGAAGCGGAAAAACTTATTAAGCAAGCCTTGATCTCTGATTGGCGTTGTGTTCGTGCTACCTTGATGCAAGCGCGTTTAGCAATAGATGATAGTAATTATAGGGCAGCTGTTCATCTACTGCATCAAGTTGAGCAGCAGGATCCAAATTATCTATCAGAGATATTAAAGCCTCTCTTGGAGTGTTACCAACACCTTGGTGATGCGGATAGATTTTCTTATTGGTTGGCTGAGGTATTAGGCCGCTATCCAGGATATACCCCCCTAGTTTTAGCTAGGGTAAAATATTTACAACAACAGGGAGAGCTGAGAGAGGCGCGACAATTCTTGGCTGATCAGCTTAGAAAGCAGTATTCTATTGAAGGGCTTCAGTATTTGTTAAACTTAGGTATGCCAAAGAGTATTGATTCTATTTCAGAGCTATGGAAATTAATGGAGGAGATAGTTAATGATTTACTAAAAGCTAAATCAAAATATATATGTGGTTTTTGTGGGTTCAGTGGCAAATATTGTCATTGGCAGTGTCCCAGTTGTAAACGGTGGGGAGTTATTAAACCCTTTACTATGAGTATTCGATTTTAG
- a CDS encoding LapA family protein, with amino-acid sequence MRNFFNFLIFIVVFILGVTFAGRHAESVVIDYHFGKLPIPLSLLLALILLMGTILGILASLSTIMKLKRENRRLRKSVKWIERENTDLRALPAKHE; translated from the coding sequence ATGCGAAATTTTTTTAATTTTTTAATTTTTATAGTTGTTTTTATATTAGGAGTTACTTTTGCTGGGCGTCACGCTGAGTCAGTTGTAATTGATTATCATTTTGGGAAGCTACCTATTCCATTATCGTTACTCTTAGCTTTAATCCTATTGATGGGGACAATATTAGGGATACTCGCAAGTCTTAGTACAATTATGAAGCTTAAGCGCGAGAATAGGAGGCTACGTAAGTCAGTTAAATGGATTGAGAGAGAAAATACCGATTTACGGGCACTGCCTGCTAAACATGAATAG
- the fdxA gene encoding ferredoxin FdxA, with protein sequence MTFVVTENCIKCKYTDCVEVCPVDCFHEGPNFLVIDPDECIDCTLCESECPAEAIFSEDDLPKEHRKYLELNASLTKIWPVITECKTPPEDAEQWDRVKNKDVEDKLQYLKK encoded by the coding sequence ATGACATTTGTAGTCACTGAAAACTGTATCAAATGTAAATATACTGATTGTGTTGAAGTATGCCCAGTCGACTGCTTTCATGAGGGCCCTAATTTTCTAGTAATCGATCCTGATGAATGTATTGATTGCACTTTATGCGAATCAGAGTGCCCAGCTGAGGCTATTTTTTCTGAAGATGACTTGCCTAAAGAACACAGAAAATATCTAGAATTAAATGCTAGCTTAACAAAGATCTGGCCAGTTATTACCGAATGTAAAACGCCACCGGAGGACGCAGAACAATGGGATCGAGTCAAAAATAAAGATGTTGAAGATAAACTTCAATATCTAAAGAAATAA
- a CDS encoding Mth938-like domain-containing protein, whose protein sequence is MKFSLDERADVYTVKSYGSGYIEFNIPIYSEEVIEPAGARIKQEFNQKKIYQSVIVTPSRLHKWPPNSLLELKEIHIKFLLKLAPEVVLIGTGNYLQFPASYLIESLWRNQIGVEFMDTAAACRTYNILVGEGRRIAAALIVTTPSDS, encoded by the coding sequence ATGAAATTCAGCTTAGATGAAAGAGCAGATGTTTATACGGTAAAATCCTATGGTTCTGGGTATATAGAATTTAATATTCCTATTTATTCTGAGGAGGTCATTGAGCCAGCAGGAGCAAGGATAAAACAGGAATTTAATCAGAAAAAGATATATCAGAGTGTGATAGTTACACCAAGCCGGCTGCATAAATGGCCTCCTAATTCCTTGCTAGAATTAAAAGAGATCCACATCAAATTCCTTCTAAAACTAGCGCCAGAAGTAGTGCTTATAGGCACTGGAAATTATCTGCAATTTCCAGCCTCTTACTTGATAGAGTCTTTATGGAGAAACCAGATAGGAGTAGAATTTATGGATACTGCTGCCGCATGCCGGACTTATAATATCCTTGTTGGTGAAGGGCGCAGGATAGCCGCGGCCTTGATTGTAACCACGCCGTCTGATTCCTAA